The sequence below is a genomic window from Aureispira sp. CCB-E.
CCATTCGGAAAACTTAAGCTGACATTGGCAATAACAAAATAACAATTTTCTGCCTCATTTTCATTGGTTACATCCAAGACGTCTGTATAGGAAAGAGTCGTAGGAGGTAAAATAGCAATGCGTTGAGGAGAATTGCCCGTATATTTGTACAACCAATATTCTTGAACCGTGCCATATTCCAATGTATTGGCGGTCCAAGTAATATGATTTTCAAAGTTTTCTAAAGCCTCTGCTTCTAAGAAGATGGTCTGCCCTAAATTACTAGTAACAATATGTCCACAAGCATCTTCTGTTTGAACTTGGTAATAATAACTGTTTTTGTAAGGTTCTACTTGATTGTCTGTAAAACCATTGGCTACTGAACCGATGACAGGTAACGACAAGCGAGAGGATAATTCATTCCGATTTGTGCCACTCAAAAGGTTGCCACCAGCATAATCAACATCAGTATCCCATTCCCAACTGATGTCAATTTCATTATCATTTGTAACGGTTAATTTGGTTAAATGTAGAAAATCCATAGGACGGTTGACCCGAACATCAAAACGCAAGTGGTTAGACAGTGCCTGATTAGTCTTGTTTTTTTCTATTGCTCTGATTTGAAAAACTAAAATATCGTTGTCTTGCGCATTGTTATAATTATACTGTGTAGCCGTTCTAGAAAGCGTTTCCAGACGCTGAAAACCAGTGCCGTTTTTGTTCAACCATATTTCATAGTTTAAAACACCATCTTTCCAATTTTCATAGGCATTCCATTGGATCGAAATAGCACGACTGCAAGAATCAATTGTACCTTGAAGAACCATTGATGTATGAGGTCCTGTGGTTCCATCAACAGGGTCACCCAAGCCAAGAAGACTTTTGTTACAAGAACTGACAGCAATAATGGCATACCGTGCAAGCAAATCAACAGCAGTAACATCGGTATAAGTTGTTGTGGTGATGATGGTGCTAGCATTGGGATAGGGAAAGTAATTCCCTGAGCCATAAGGGTTTTCTTTGTATAGTTGATAACCAATAACTTCTGGGCTAGGGCTGGCAGACCAACTGATAACAGGAAAATTACCAACAATATTCACACTTAACAAATCAGGGGTAACTGGTCGTTGATTGCTAACCGTTGTAGAAAGGCTGGTTAATGTACCGTTACATAACATACCAACTTGATAGTTCCAAATTGATTCGCTAGGATTAGAATGGACAATATTGTTTGTTGTAACTGTATCTAAAGGAATAAATGGTCCTGTATTATTTTCTTGCCCCAAAATGACATAACCTCCAAAACCTGCACAGGGAGTCCCTTGCCAAGTAACGGAGTCTTGTCCCGAACCCAAGAGTAAACGAGCGCAAACTTCTGGTGCTTGCGCTTGTAGTTGTTGTCCTAAGTAGAGGCAAAAAAAGAGGCTAATAATAGTTTTTAGATACATCATTGGTTTTTAACGTAATAAATTCTTTGATAAGTAAGATGGAATGATACAAGAAGTCCACAACCACGCAGTAGCAGCATAGCTAAATACTAATGAATGAATCAAAGAACGAAATAATAAAGTTACTATTCAATAACAACTTCTAGTAAGTCCTCCTTGTTTAAATATTTTTGAGCCATCGCTTGTATTTGTTCAGGAGTAATCGTTTTGATGGTTTGAATAAATTTGTAATAATACGAATCATCCAAATCAGCTGTTACCAAACTTTTAAGGATACTAGCGACATTAAATACACCATCTAGGGCGGTTAATTGCATGCCCAACGTATAATTTCGTACCATTTCCATTTCTTGTAAAGGAATGGGACTATCTTGTAAACGTTCTATTTCGCGATATATTTCAGTTAAGGCTGCATCTTTAACATCTTTTCCTACATCGGTGTGAATATACCAGTAACCACTATAACGCAGTGTTTCTAAAGAAGAGTAAACGCCATAGGTATATCCATTTTCCTCTCGAAGGTTTTGCATTAACCGAGCTCCAAAGTATCCACCCAATACCATATTAAGCATATAAAATTGGTCACAATCGGGATGTTCTCTAGAAAAAGTACGTCGTCCAATACGAATAGAAGCTTGTAAGCTGTCGTCAGAAAGTACTTGATGAATTTTTTTTGGTAACTGCAACGAAGCTAATTCCCATTGTGGGGCTGGAGCAGTCGTGCTAGAAGGCAAACTACCAAAGTGTTGCTCTAACAACTCAATAATTGTTGTAGAAACCTTACCAGAAACAAAAATAGTGCAATTATTTGCAGTGTAATTGTCTTTGAAATGTTGTTGAATGCTAGTTAGTGTAACCTTGTCAAAAGAATCTTCTGATGAATTGTAGCCGTAGGGATGTTCAGATCCAAACAACTCTTCGGTGAACAAACGGTAAGCCACTACATCATTTTTTTGCAGTTGCACCTTTAAATTTTGTCGATTGCGTTTGAGTAATTTTGTCAATTCTTCGGTAGGGAATGCAGGAGTTGTCAACAACTCTTCTAGCATAGGAAGCAGCATTTTTAGATGCTTGGCAAGACAATACACTTGAATATTGACGGTGTTAAAACCATCGTATATATTTAAAGAAGCACCATAGTACTCAAAAAAATCAGCCAACTGCTCTGCATTGTGCTGATGACTCCCTGCTTTGAGCAGTTGAGAGGTAATACGAGCAATTAATTTTTCTTTTTCGCACCAACGTCCTGCCTTAAAAATAAGTTCTAGTTTTATAACATCTTGACTACCTAAACTAACTTCATAAACAGGAATTCCATTGCTTAATTGATGAACAATAGGACGATGTAAATTGAGTGTTCCAACAGTTTGTATATGAGGTGCTTTGCTGCGATTTATCATTCTTAATAATTAAAGTTTTGGCAAAGATATAAACTTTTGTAACCGAAATAACTACTTGATACGTTTTTAATTACTTCCACACGCTGTTTGTTGACACTTGTTGTTATCGACCTAAATAAGGGAAAGGACAGAGGTGCAGTTGCGAAAAGATGGAGTTAGGGGGTGTTTGAAAACTTATCTAGCAACTCAAATTTTATAATTTTCCTTTGATAGTATAAAAATTAATTCCTTTGATAAACTCGTTTTGCTTTTGTAGTGTTTGTATTTGCGTGATTAAGCTATTGGGAATTTTATCCCAACTGGCACCATTATTATCATAAAGAATAACCCAACCATTATCTAAGTTGAAAGAAACGTATCGAATTAATTTATTGCTATTTTGTAATAACTTAATTTCTGAAATCATTTTTTCAGGAATCAATTCCCAAAAAACAGTATTGTCATCAGCAACCAAAACCCAACCTCCATTAATAGATAATCCAATACTCTTTATTGTTCTATTAGTTTGATTGAGTTCTATAATTTTGTCGATTAGAGAGGGGGCAATATTTTTCCAGTTGGCTTCATTATTATCATATAAAATAATCCAACTTTGTTTGTTGTAAGAGTTAATTGGAGAAAAAGCAATTTGTTGAATGGAAGAACCTGCTGCTTTTATATCTTGCAAGATAGCCATAAAGTCACGATGAGTACCGTCCCAAGACAGGTGCGATTCAGTTGGTTGCTGAGCTGTATTGGTATAAGAAATAACCCATCCTCCGTCAGGGGCTAAGCCAATGCAATTGACATTAGCATACGAACGAGCGGACAGTTTCTGTTGTTTTTCAAGCAACGAGTTGGGGATATCTTGAGCGGCAAATTGATTCTTGTTGAACCAAAGTGTCCAACCCTCCTGTGCTTGCGTGTTGTAACCGATACA
It includes:
- a CDS encoding gliding motility-associated C-terminal domain-containing protein; protein product: MMYLKTIISLFFCLYLGQQLQAQAPEVCARLLLGSGQDSVTWQGTPCAGFGGYVILGQENNTGPFIPLDTVTTNNIVHSNPSESIWNYQVGMLCNGTLTSLSTTVSNQRPVTPDLLSVNIVGNFPVISWSASPSPEVIGYQLYKENPYGSGNYFPYPNASTIITTTTYTDVTAVDLLARYAIIAVSSCNKSLLGLGDPVDGTTGPHTSMVLQGTIDSCSRAISIQWNAYENWKDGVLNYEIWLNKNGTGFQRLETLSRTATQYNYNNAQDNDILVFQIRAIEKNKTNQALSNHLRFDVRVNRPMDFLHLTKLTVTNDNEIDISWEWDTDVDYAGGNLLSGTNRNELSSRLSLPVIGSVANGFTDNQVEPYKNSYYYQVQTEDACGHIVTSNLGQTIFLEAEALENFENHITWTANTLEYGTVQEYWLYKYTGNSPQRIAILPPTTLSYTDVLDVTNENEAENCYFVIANVSLSFPNGQSTFTQSQSNRGCAVQGSNIQIPNAVSPNGKNRSFRPLIVFSRSIHNYSMLIFDRYGQQIFETNDLYDGWDGTKDGQSLKMGMYVYLIRFQAPDGTWIERRGTVMLVR
- a CDS encoding pitrilysin family protein, which encodes MINRSKAPHIQTVGTLNLHRPIVHQLSNGIPVYEVSLGSQDVIKLELIFKAGRWCEKEKLIARITSQLLKAGSHQHNAEQLADFFEYYGASLNIYDGFNTVNIQVYCLAKHLKMLLPMLEELLTTPAFPTEELTKLLKRNRQNLKVQLQKNDVVAYRLFTEELFGSEHPYGYNSSEDSFDKVTLTSIQQHFKDNYTANNCTIFVSGKVSTTIIELLEQHFGSLPSSTTAPAPQWELASLQLPKKIHQVLSDDSLQASIRIGRRTFSREHPDCDQFYMLNMVLGGYFGARLMQNLREENGYTYGVYSSLETLRYSGYWYIHTDVGKDVKDAALTEIYREIERLQDSPIPLQEMEMVRNYTLGMQLTALDGVFNVASILKSLVTADLDDSYYYKFIQTIKTITPEQIQAMAQKYLNKEDLLEVVIE